From Rutidosis leptorrhynchoides isolate AG116_Rl617_1_P2 chromosome 3, CSIRO_AGI_Rlap_v1, whole genome shotgun sequence, a single genomic window includes:
- the LOC139901617 gene encoding uncharacterized protein has translation MHRSSTAAAATSVNGFYNFLTQGLDDLFRSFHAHNFMSIHFLQHVLSSLQSFHSQLIVVVQKLHLPVGEKWLDEYMDESARLWEVCHVIKSGITNMENYYSAAITIATTLENHHFLNPQIARQVIRMINGCQRERVGLEEENRGLIRTRIQPLMMNFDKNVLMESKFNGFNGFRGVLFALRNMNSLLLMILLSGLVYCSPTVFWSGFMVSASRLHEKVMENEDGQNGVLLYEFWNARSAIEELKTELERIRGTGMELDISERVEKLKSCFLGLQCGVENMIVQLDDFFDEIVEARKQLLDLCTHS, from the exons ATGCACCGTTCTTCCACCGCTGCTGCGGCCACCTCCGTTAACGGATTCTATAACTTCCTAACACAAGGTCTAGACGATCTTTTTCGATCATTTCATGCCCATAATTTCATGTCAATCCATTTTCTTCAACATGTACTTTCTTCTTTACAATCTTTTCATTCTCAACTCATTGTTGTTGTCCAAAAACTTCATCTGCCCGTTGGCGAAAAATGGCTCGATGAATATATGGACGAAAGTGCCCGTCTTTGGGAAGTTTGTCACGTTATTAAATCCGGCATAACCAACATGGAAAATTATTACTCTGCCGCCATCACAATCGCTACCACCCTCGAAAATCACCACTTTTTAAACCCGCAAATTGCCCGCCAG GTTATTAGAATGATCAATGGGTGTCAAAGGGAGAGAGTTGGATTGGAGGAAGAAAACAGGGGATTGATCAGAACAAGAATTCAACCATTGATGATGAATTTCGATAAAAACGTATTGATGGAATCGAAATTTAATGGATTCAATGGATTTAGAGGAGTTCTTTTCGCATTACGAAACATGAATTCGTTGCTTTTGATGATCCTGTTAAGTGGTTTAGTCTACTGCTCACCT ACGGTTTTCTGGTCGGGTTTCATGGTTTCGGCATCAAGGTTACATGAAAAAGTGATGGAGAATGAAGATGGTCAGAATGGTGTTTTGCTATATGAGTTTTGGAATGCAAGAAGTGCTATTGAAGAATTGAAAACAGAGCTTGAAAGAATTAGAGGGACTGGAATGGAATTAGATATAAGTGAAAGGGTTGAAAAGTTAAAAAGTTGTTTTCTTGGGTTGCAATGTGGAGTTGAAAATATGATTGTGCAACTTGATGATTTCTTTGATGAAATTGTTGAAGCTAGGAAGCAGTTATTAGATTTGTGTACTCATAGTTAG